The segment tatcgaagattttcattacatatttttgaatcttatatttatggtttcagttccaagtgttaaatatgaaatatttcaattctgcatgtattattttcatatccaagttttttacctgaagttttgaatcttgtgtttttatttacagctaaaatactttatttgaaatcataaatgtatcgatatttcatttgggtgaaatcataactatattgatattttattgaataatttaatacttcattcctaatttaataattttgttgagtcagacttcctagcatttaagaataatatactATTGACTGTCCTCATCAAATAAAGTTCACCAATTGAGTTTCTATagaaaaatggtcaaaataactttgtgcaatatactgtttaatttattaatattttgttgttgttattgataattatttagggttatataatatttttacaattataattcttattctttttatgtttataatataaaatgatgaatggtatttatttattaatgtttgtataatgtgaaggtaagggaaacttGTGTGTCATTTTCAATATACGTTTAAATTCAACCTCTTACTTGGTCACCACTGTAAGGTATGGTTGTGTGTCAAACGGCCCCGACGCACTTCCACATCGTGCGGTGGGGGGAaaattgcaatgatattttaaactcttattttaaatcctaattaatttccaaagctttatcttaatttatcccatagtaatttcactctattattttctgatccaattccactttcactacttaattcattcaagagaagctttataaaattgctgaattcgcTAAACACCGACCCATTCACACGCTCCGTGTAAAaggctagaaaaatgtccaatttgtgcattctttttaaaagatccctgtgtttcccttacttatGATTGACATGcttcagaaatccctatcagaatcttaataatatattagcactatgaaaaaatattttctctatcaatatctcatgttatataagatgagggataatttatttctctcttctttccgacttctgcttttgtggtGGACATGCCTTGTCCGCAccttctttaaataaaacatgcCTCCCGGGAGAGAATAAATCGAACTTAAAAATGCCAAGtcttcttcactgtcttcgaagcTTGCCTTCtgctttctgaaaattaaatgcttacacacatatatatatatatactaacttAATTTTCGTAGAAATATATAATTGTCTCATAAACatctcattataaaaaatattttaatttaaattaaaattagtttcttaCATGTGACCATTTggtttttctgtgttttttttatttacttataaatttcattagTGCTTtggataataaaatgtttataaatttaagagttgtaattaataaaatgcatctattataaatcatttatactatatttatccCATGTAATGAAtgcaatttatattctttttcaaaaacttaatttataagttacattcatataaagatataaaactaTGCCTTCATATtgtatgttatataaattttgtctacTTTAGAGTAAATTCAGatatgttttaattcttatattaattctttcattGGACATATTTCTTTTCCATGTTTagtaataatgcaattttatttattcttgagaaaatactttttagaacTATCTGATTATTTGAACCTTAACATAATACTAAAATTACAACTTTATACttaattctaaaaaagaattaatcacatatacataatctaaaatatataatgtttagataataataaaactgataacttttatataaaaaattaatatgttttctattaaaaatcgtttatttGAACGAACAGTAACTTGACAAGAcgaagatatttcataaaaataatttttattcaacaaatttcaatagcaaaatcaaaacatagctcttttttttaataatggaatgtTGCACCTTTTGATCAGTTACTTTTGATTGCAAAATGCTGTgcattttgatacatttaataaGCCTTTTTTAACTATGCATGGAAAGTAACTATGTTATACAAAATGATACAATTTATATGAAcagacaattttaatataaacagtttttcaaaatatataaaaaaaagtctaagTATAAGCATACATAAAGCTCTTGGTGTGAATGtaacatgttaataataatttctaaaaattatatgctCTGTTATAACTCcaacagcatatatatatatatatatatatatatatatatatatgcatgaatagttataaaattaaatccacaaaaaaatccaaaaaattaatcatgaaagAATATTGAATGCTAATTTAAGCTATTTCAAGtgaaaatatatagcaaaaatatAAGTTACTACAAGAAATAAAGTTGCAAGGCAAAAATCAAGTACGTAAGTTGGCAACTTAcaagatataaaatatcaaaaaaaaaaaaaaattatataaaaacaaatccaGTAGTAAAAATCCTTCTAACATCTAGTGTATAATAAAATCTGTAtaaactacatatatatttacaaatatgtacaaaaaaaaattaagtaacagTTATcacacataattttaaattgaaaaacaatctCGAATCTCCCAAAAAAATAGTCTTCACATCAATTACACAAAGgcatacatatttttaagtatttaacattggtttcataacattattttaggaataaaacTTGAAACTTCATATTTTCAAAGTAACTTCTTCTCATACTATTTTACAATAACTAATGGCACTACTCATGCAATGGCAATATGCTTTGTAAAATAGCAACAATTTGTAGactattctaaaaaaatcaacttgTAAGTATTTctatacaaattcaaatttcttaagcTGTGAAAATATGAATGGACAAATATGCATctcattgatgtttttttttttaatgttaatcttTCACATTCATGATTAAACAATTTCTTGCTCAACAtccacttaaaaaaaatagtttgaggTTGTGCATGCTTTGCATTTAATAAGCTCTGTGCAAAAAATTCTGCCAATATTCCTCAATGCTAAAACAAGTGATGGAATTTCTAGCAtactaaaataacattataaaactaaaaaatggaTAAGATAGGAGAATTGAGTACAAGACTCATCAAGACAGAAATGACAACCAAACCTAGTAAAACTCGTCAAAGTGACTAAaataacagcttttttttttaatttaaaaaaataaatgcatatggtGATTTATTATCTTAACAAAGTTACAACTAGGTGCTATTTGCCACTATGTACTCAATTCTCCTGTATGGCTATAAAAATGAATGCCATTATCTaagaatcaaaacattttatgatatgaatatttaaattaaaatatttcattcatatgcaTTTCTTGTGGCAGAAAATGACACAGCATgcaaaacaatgaatatttatatttgctacAACTTAAGAACACTCGATGGAGTGTTATTTAcaggattaaatatatataatcacaaatttcaaacattaaattttttcaatttaacttcTTAAAAGCTGAGATTTTAAGATGTCACATTTATAACAAacgaataatgatttttttcatttaaacattaaacaCTGAAGTAAAAATAATCTAATGACAAATGAGATTCATAACACTTAATAAACCTTTGTTTTTAACAAAGGCAAAGTTTTAAATGCTAATAAGCTTCAACAGAATATTAGAAAAGAGAAACAATCAATAATATCATTGATACATCgaaagtgaaaatttatattaattaacaacCCATTTTGTACtccataattatttcataaaacatttataataaaatgttttcttttatataatatgtattataaaaagaaattttttttaatctatgaaatCTTTTCTAACAtgctgttaaaaaaatctttttctttcagaAGAAACATTAACTAacaataaccaaaataaattctggCAAAATAGTTCAAGATCAACATTAtgtcaatatataaatatcttgGTACAAGCTACATGAACATAATTCTTGCTGGATTAAAATACAATGTGTCTGTCTCACCAAGAAATAatctatcacaattttttttttttttaaatgaaagctgaAAAAACTGTGGTTTAACTTTTTGAACTTTCCTTGTACATCTGAAGAGCTCTGTTTACAATTTGGACAAATTCATTCGCATCAACAATAGTATCAGCTCCATTTCGAAAAATATCTTCTGGAATTCGGCGATCAAGTTCTGGATGGTTATTGTGCCATTCTAGGTAAGGGCCTCGAGTTTTCAAAAGATTGGCAAATTCTTCAACATTTAGTTgagcctgaaaaaaaaaaaagtattcattagtCTTAGAATAATTaatcacaaattataatttaaaaatttcttcatttatatcttgctatttaaatattttcatttatatgaactttaaataacataaatataaaaaaatctgctaGATCAAAAATTACAATTGCTTCAAAACATAAACTGATGGGACTTACTTTGTATGGCACCAGTTGTACAGCTACACTGGTTTTTGGCAAGTATAAAGCATTCACTAATCCAGCACCATTCATACCAATCAGCACATTGTATTGCTGCactttttgaatctatttttaaaaaaaataaaggcatttaGAATCCAATATCATACACAAATAGAAGCATCAGAAATCAAAATGATCATTTAAATAAtctcataaattatttcatttaattgcaacacataaattttgaaaattattcattaagtCATTAAAACTGCTTACCTGTTCTTTAACAGACATTTGGGAGAAATCAAGAACATCAACACTAGCAACTGAAGCAATGCTCTTAATAAGTTCATCTTCATTAAGAATTTTCCTTCGTCCTTctctataaagtaaaaatatattctgataagAAAACTATTCTGAAATTTCTGACATTCTcaataacttcataaaataagaattaataatattaaaggacTTCAACATAGCAATTTTCCAAAGAGTGTGGATCaagattaaagtattaaaacttgGAAATCAGTATGAACTATAAATTAAGCATATATATTtaacatgtaaataattttaaaaatttcagattaagaaaatataatactaaatttaacaaCAATTGCAATTaccaaaaaagtaaaatgtttaataatttatacataccTATGAATGAGACCAATTTTGGGCTTTCCGGTCTTATCTGTACTCTTAATTGGTTTTATTCCAAATGTTTTTTTGGCAAAATCAGCATATGATTGCAATAAGTCAGGGCTGCTAAAATCCACCTTTGGAGTCtagaagagagaaaaaagaaaatttattaaatattcacattgcatagtttagattttaaacattgttaagaaaatgtttactattaagaattatatcattataaaaccttttaaataatagaaaagataCTTACCCCAAAATAAGCTTCTTGAAAGCAAATTGTTTTGTTGATTCCCGCTAATTTACGATCTAGAGGTAACAATCTATGAGGTTTTGAAAGCATTTGGAGCATTTGCATCCAGTAAGAATTCTGGTCATCAAAAGCATCAGTATCCCAATCAATGCCCTAGAAACAAAGACACAATATTAAGAATGTTTATAAAACAACTAATCAATCTAAGTCAAGGAATTATAGCACAgcaaaaattataagtaaatcacAACAAAACTTATTCTTACCTCTCCTCTGTTAACTTCAATTCCAGGCAGCAAAGTCACATCTTTCATTCCACTGGATAACTTATTTATATCTTGATGCAGGGCAACAAACAAAGGCAACATGGTATCATAATGGAGATGGAAATAATTACTTCCATGGAAATAGTAAGTAGTGAAAAAATGTCCCCGAGTGAAGACTTGATCACAAACAATGTTATTCACTTGCTGTCCTGTACTGGATGATTCAAATTTCCATACATCACGAACTTTATGGCACTTGTCTAACTCTTGAATATCACCATCCACACGTAAGACACGATCTCCAGTGCTAAATACAACATTGTTCACTTTGCAATAGTTGGATGGCCAGTGTCCTGGATAGCTGGACACCTGGGACTGCCCACCACAAGAAGATTTTCCAGTGCAAGTAGGAGCAGAAGAAACATGGATGATGAAAGTGACGAGAAGAGTCAGAAGTCCACAAATGACAGAAGCCATAATTGATGAGAAGATAAATGCCTAGCAATTCATTAAATaggaatctgaaaaaaatagagAGATAAATATATAGGaagagtatataaatattttccaataactaaataaaataaattttttgtaagtaaatttacgattaataattatttcattttacaatcttaagtttatgattaatttaaaacttttaagaaaatagaaaaaaccACAGTAGTTaccttaaaaatgaaagtaattgttAGTATATAAATATCCACGAATCAACAAGCATGAAGATGTACAAAACAATGTCCAATATTAAGTTTTATCAACAAACCGTTGCAGTGCGTTAGCGCAAAAGCGAATGACCAAGGTTATAAACTTTCAGAAGTATGTATAAAAAGGTTGTTAGATGAGATTTCTCCTCCAAAACGCCAAAAAAAGCACACTGCCGAATCGACAGTCGCCAAGTTACCATAGGAACAATACAAACAATTCATTTCCACAGGAAGATAGTTTGCCAATTATAGAAACCCTGAACTCAAAACATCGcccgttagaaaaaaaaaaaaaaaacaatgaatagcAGAGAAGGGGATGTGAATGGAATGAGGGGGGAGGGAGGAACGGCTGGCATGGTGGTTGCAAACTGTGGGAAAGAGGCGGGGATTCTAACTTTTCCCACGTTCTTTTCAACTTCCCagtaccttttttttttgcatccacGGCGGGTGTAAGTTCAGTCTCTCACCATATGCAGGGGTTCAATTACAATACCCCACACCTGAGAAGATGGGGCAGAAAGGTTAGTTCGTGTAGCAGGGGAAAAAAAGTAGGgttgttttctaaataaaacattttaattgtgcATTACATCATGTGCTAATACagaataataatagttttagatTCATTAGAatcaataattgcattaaaaaaaaacgtggGAAAACGAAGatgatgtataaaatttattttcaagggCAACGATCCATGAACGAACGATTCCAAAcgataattttggaattattcctCGCATCTTAAAAAGAAGACAAatatcgaaattaaaaaatatattttggcattAAATAGGGGATatacttaaattatgaaaataaatagctacttatttaaaattcgtagctttaaaaaaattatttcgtaacGACTCGAGGAAATAAGTCTAAagatttaactattaaatttgagaaatgcatCACAATTTGTAGTGCTTGGATGgagctttaatttttataataacgaTTTCTGGAACGAAAATGAACAATTGACATTTTAAGAATAGTTGTTCATTCATTACAAACTATtctgtttttgataaaatacgatattgaaatgaaatatttttttatttcttaatataaaaagaaagttatgcattattttaaagattatcattgacagaaaataattcttaattccaTTTACTATATccttacttcatttttaatattttctaaatttgaaaacttcaaattttctcgtatatgaaatatacaaacgAAAAACACAGCTTTGACATTATGCTTGCctatctgtctgtctctgacaaagataattcaaaaacgctttgagctagacagatgaaatatggtataaggtctttacaatatatgtgtagatttctatcaaattttgagcaaaatccatccagaggaagtctgtctgtcaacCTGTTTaaatataagctaacacgataactgcaaaacgatgagagctagataaataaaatttggtatatagatttaacatctaaattgtagataccagttaaatttggaaccaaattcgaCAAAGGGTAACCAGTCTGTCGGTTTAtaactttcagaagcatgtagaCACTATAACTcaaagaagtaattattttaatatatgaaatttggtatgcgatttagTGACTACAGCTGTTAttcgatttcaaattttggttcgAATCGGTTGGAAATAACGCTTCTAAAATACAAAATCGCTTTTCCGATATCTATTGTTAAATGTCAGATATCAATTACCGTCACACACATCCAGaggaaatgttaaattcacgctaAAGATCGATATTTCGTTACTATAGTTCGGCAATGTCAAGCAAGACGTTCGAGGCCCAacccaaagtccacaattttatgcgggtgAAAGGGGATAACTTTattagagtatgcaagaaagtttttgaaagacCACGCCCTCTAGGGTCCCCCCCTCCAttactgaaattaatatataatgttacgactttttttgttttattttgcacTTCATAGAAGCGAAATTAATTGtatcgaatttaattttgaaaatgaataaatgcaacCACATGAAtcggaagtaattttaaattataatatcagCAATAAAGAGA is part of the Argiope bruennichi chromosome 10, qqArgBrue1.1, whole genome shotgun sequence genome and harbors:
- the LOC129989324 gene encoding protein O-linked-mannose beta-1,4-N-acetylglucosaminyltransferase 2-like; protein product: MASVICGLLTLLVTFIIHVSSAPTCTGKSSCGGQSQVSSYPGHWPSNYCKVNNVVFSTGDRVLRVDGDIQELDKCHKVRDVWKFESSSTGQQVNNIVCDQVFTRGHFFTTYYFHGSNYFHLHYDTMLPLFVALHQDINKLSSGMKDVTLLPGIEVNRGEGIDWDTDAFDDQNSYWMQMLQMLSKPHRLLPLDRKLAGINKTICFQEAYFGTPKVDFSSPDLLQSYADFAKKTFGIKPIKSTDKTGKPKIGLIHREGRRKILNEDELIKSIASVASVDVLDFSQMSVKEQIQKVQQYNVLIGMNGAGLVNALYLPKTSVAVQLVPYKAQLNVEEFANLLKTRGPYLEWHNNHPELDRRIPEDIFRNGADTIVDANEFVQIVNRALQMYKESSKS